The following coding sequences lie in one Bacteroides helcogenes P 36-108 genomic window:
- the dtd gene encoding D-aminoacyl-tRNA deacylase, translated as MRVVIQRTGHASVTINGTCKAAIGKGFMILVGIEETDGKEDIDWLCKKIVNLRVFDDENGVMNKSILEVDGEILVISQFTLHASTKKGNRPSYIRAAKPEISVPLYELFCKELSNASGKEISTGEFGADMKVELLNDGPVTICMDTKNKE; from the coding sequence ATGAGAGTAGTTATACAGCGTACCGGACACGCCTCCGTAACCATCAACGGAACCTGTAAAGCAGCTATCGGAAAAGGCTTTATGATATTGGTAGGAATCGAAGAAACCGACGGAAAGGAAGACATAGACTGGCTGTGCAAGAAGATTGTCAATCTCCGTGTTTTCGATGATGAAAACGGAGTAATGAACAAATCCATTCTTGAAGTAGATGGTGAAATACTGGTTATCAGCCAATTTACCCTGCATGCCTCCACTAAGAAAGGTAACCGCCCCTCTTACATAAGAGCTGCAAAACCGGAAATATCAGTTCCGTTGTACGAACTCTTCTGCAAAGAATTAAGCAACGCATCGGGCAAAGAAATAAGCACTGGAGAGTTTGGGGCCGACATGAAAGTAGAATTACTAAACGATGGTCCTGTGACCATCTGCATGGATACAAAAAACAAGGAATGA
- a CDS encoding nucleotide pyrophosphohydrolase: MTLEEAQKKVDSWIKEYGVRYFSELTNMAVLTEEVGELARIMSRKYGDQSFKEGEKDNLDDEIADVLWVLLCIANQTGVNVTEAFTRNLEKKTKRDRTRHINNPKLKDYGEK; the protein is encoded by the coding sequence ATGACGTTAGAAGAAGCGCAGAAAAAAGTGGATTCCTGGATCAAGGAATACGGAGTACGCTATTTCAGCGAGCTCACCAACATGGCAGTTCTTACTGAGGAAGTAGGAGAACTGGCTCGTATCATGTCACGCAAATATGGTGACCAATCCTTCAAAGAAGGAGAAAAAGACAATCTCGATGATGAAATTGCAGACGTTCTGTGGGTACTTCTCTGCATTGCCAACCAGACCGGAGTCAACGTGACCGAGGCTTTCACGCGCAATCTGGAGAAGAAAACCAAACGGGACCGGACAAGACATATCAACAACCCGAAATTGAAAGATTATGGAGAAAAATGA
- the deoC gene encoding deoxyribose-phosphate aldolase has protein sequence MEKNEPTQSKYDAALAKYNTQLDDADIAAQVAKIIAEKVSANNTPDVKKFLFNCIDLTTLSSTDNDESVMKFTQKVNQFDEEFPDLKNVAAICVYPNFAEIVKDTLEVEDVNIACVSAGFPSSQTFIEVKVAETAMAIMEGADEIDIVISIGKFLAGDYETMCEEIQELKETCKEHHLKVILETGALKSASNIKKASILSMYSGADFIKTSTGKQQPAATPEAAYVMCQAIKEYHTLTGNKVGFKPAGGINCVNDALIYYTIVKEVLGEEWLNNELFRLGTSRLANLLLSEIKGKEMKFF, from the coding sequence ATGGAGAAAAATGAACCTACCCAAAGCAAGTATGATGCTGCCTTGGCAAAGTACAACACCCAGTTGGACGATGCCGATATCGCAGCACAAGTAGCTAAAATCATCGCAGAAAAAGTTTCTGCCAACAATACGCCCGACGTAAAGAAATTCTTGTTCAATTGCATTGACCTCACTACACTGAGCAGTACGGACAATGATGAAAGCGTAATGAAGTTTACACAAAAGGTAAACCAATTCGATGAAGAGTTCCCCGACTTGAAGAACGTGGCGGCCATCTGTGTATATCCCAACTTTGCCGAAATCGTGAAAGACACGCTGGAAGTGGAGGATGTAAACATAGCCTGCGTATCGGCAGGTTTCCCATCCTCACAGACCTTTATTGAGGTAAAGGTGGCTGAAACAGCCATGGCAATCATGGAAGGTGCGGACGAAATTGACATTGTCATCTCAATAGGTAAATTCCTGGCAGGAGACTATGAGACAATGTGTGAAGAGATACAGGAACTCAAAGAAACCTGCAAAGAGCACCATCTGAAAGTAATTCTTGAAACAGGAGCCTTGAAAAGTGCCTCTAACATCAAAAAAGCCTCTATCCTATCCATGTATTCGGGCGCTGATTTTATCAAGACTTCTACAGGAAAACAACAACCCGCTGCCACTCCGGAAGCTGCTTATGTGATGTGCCAGGCGATAAAAGAATACCATACACTGACAGGCAATAAAGTGGGATTCAAACCTGCCGGAGGCATTAATTGCGTAAACGATGCACTGATATATTATACCATCGTCAAAGAGGTGCTTGGTGAAGAATGGCTGAACAATGAACTGTTCCGCTTAGGAACCAGCCGCCTTGCCAACTTGCTGCTTTCAGAAATTAAGGGAAAAGAAATGAAATTCTTCTAA
- a CDS encoding polyprenyl synthetase family protein: MDNSSLIKTPISVELEDFKKLFDSSLSSSNLLLNSVIAHIRQKNGKMMRPMLVLLAAKLYGEICPATLHAAVALELLHNASLVHDDVVDESTERRGQLSVNAIFNNKVAVLSGDYLLATALVQVGLTRNHAIIDIVSCLGQDLAEGELLQLSNVSNLQFSEDIYFDVIRKKTAVLFAACTKAGALSVGADGERAEFARLFGEYIGLCFQIKDDIFDYFESREIGKPTGNDMLEGKLTLPVLYALNSTGDETAGEIAVKVKNGDATADEIAFLIEFTKRHGGIEYASQMMYAYREKALLLLASMPDTDVRTALAAYLDYVVEREK, translated from the coding sequence ATGGATAACTCATCACTTATAAAAACTCCGATTTCTGTGGAATTGGAGGACTTCAAAAAACTATTTGATAGTTCCCTTTCCAGTTCCAATCTTTTGTTGAATAGTGTTATTGCGCATATCCGGCAAAAGAATGGGAAGATGATGCGCCCTATGTTGGTGCTTCTGGCAGCAAAACTTTATGGTGAAATCTGCCCTGCAACCCTTCACGCGGCAGTTGCATTGGAACTGTTGCACAATGCCAGCCTTGTACACGATGATGTGGTGGATGAAAGTACCGAACGGAGAGGGCAGCTCTCTGTAAATGCTATCTTCAATAATAAGGTGGCGGTATTGTCCGGTGATTATCTTTTGGCGACGGCCTTAGTGCAGGTGGGGCTGACGCGTAACCATGCTATTATAGATATCGTTTCCTGTCTGGGGCAGGATTTGGCAGAAGGGGAGCTTCTTCAACTGTCCAATGTCAGCAATCTCCAGTTTTCTGAAGATATTTATTTTGATGTCATACGTAAGAAGACTGCTGTCTTGTTTGCGGCTTGCACCAAAGCCGGTGCTCTTTCGGTGGGGGCTGACGGCGAAAGGGCTGAATTTGCCCGTTTGTTTGGTGAGTACATCGGTCTTTGCTTCCAGATAAAAGATGATATATTCGATTATTTTGAAAGCAGGGAGATAGGCAAGCCTACCGGCAATGATATGCTGGAAGGGAAGTTGACGCTTCCGGTGCTCTATGCACTTAACTCTACGGGAGATGAAACAGCCGGTGAGATTGCCGTCAAAGTAAAGAATGGAGATGCCACGGCCGATGAAATAGCCTTTCTGATTGAATTTACAAAGCGGCATGGGGGCATTGAATATGCTTCGCAAATGATGTATGCTTATAGGGAAAAGGCGTTACTGCTTTTGGCTTCCATGCCTGATACAGATGTAAGAACTGCTCTTGCTGCTTATTTGGATTATGTAGTGGAACGGGAAAAATAA